One Streptomyces sp. ML-6 genomic region harbors:
- a CDS encoding sugar ABC transporter substrate-binding protein, whose translation MGAVLAAVLGASLVGCSSTGGKRAEERAARAAAEGRAAVDTPRWTFAMVTHSGDGDTFWDIVQRGAEQAAVKDNIKFLYSHHDEAQQQAQLVQAAIDQKVDGLIVTLAKPDAMKDVVTKAVKAGIPVVTVNSGSAESKRFGALTHIGQDESVAGEAVGEELTARGRKKALCILHEQGNVGHEQRCAGAKKSFDGQLQNLYVEGTNMPDVQASIEAKLQADKSIDAVVTLGAPFADAAVKAKKTAGSRAEIDTFDLNAKVATALQDGTLGFAVDQQPYLQGYEAVDLLWLNRSNGNVLGGGRPVLTGPQIITSKDAAELAQYTKRGTR comes from the coding sequence ATGGGCGCCGTGCTTGCGGCGGTGCTCGGGGCCTCCCTCGTGGGATGCAGCAGCACCGGCGGCAAGCGGGCGGAGGAGCGCGCGGCCCGGGCCGCCGCCGAGGGCCGGGCCGCGGTGGACACACCCCGCTGGACCTTCGCCATGGTCACCCACTCGGGCGATGGCGACACCTTCTGGGACATCGTCCAGCGCGGCGCCGAGCAGGCAGCCGTCAAGGACAACATCAAGTTCCTGTACTCGCACCACGACGAGGCGCAGCAGCAGGCCCAGCTCGTGCAGGCCGCCATCGACCAGAAGGTCGACGGGCTGATCGTCACCCTCGCCAAGCCCGACGCGATGAAGGACGTCGTCACCAAGGCGGTGAAGGCCGGAATCCCGGTGGTCACGGTGAACTCGGGCTCCGCGGAGTCCAAGCGGTTCGGCGCTCTCACCCACATCGGCCAGGACGAGTCCGTCGCGGGCGAGGCGGTCGGCGAGGAGCTCACCGCGCGTGGCCGCAAGAAGGCCCTGTGCATCCTGCACGAGCAGGGCAACGTCGGCCACGAGCAGCGCTGCGCCGGAGCGAAGAAGTCCTTCGACGGACAGCTGCAGAACCTGTACGTGGAGGGCACCAACATGCCCGACGTCCAGGCGTCCATCGAGGCGAAGCTCCAGGCCGACAAGAGCATCGACGCGGTCGTCACCCTCGGCGCGCCCTTCGCGGACGCCGCCGTCAAGGCGAAGAAGACCGCGGGCAGCAGGGCCGAGATCGACACCTTCGACCTGAACGCCAAGGTCGCCACGGCCCTCCAGGACGGAACCCTCGGCTTCGCCGTCGACCAGCAGCCCTACCTCCAGGGCTACGAGGCGGTCGATCTGCTCTGGCTCAACCGCTCCAACGGCAACGTGCTCGGCGGCGGCCGCCCGGTCCTCACCGGACCGCAGATCATCACCTCGAAGGACGCCGCGGAACTGGCCCAGTACACGAAGCGGGGGACCCGATGA
- a CDS encoding ABC transporter permease, whose amino-acid sequence MNTIAGPSAPVGKDERLLHTSPLRRLLGRPELGSVVGAAAVFVFFSIVADSFLRASSLGTVLYAASTIGIMAAPVALLMIGGEFDLSAGVMVTSSALVSSMFSYQMTANVWVGVLVSLLVTLAFGAFNGFMLTRTKLPSFIITLGTFLMLTGLNLGFTKLISGTVSTKAIGDMEGFDSARKVFASQWTIGGVELKVTILWWAALVAIATWILLRTRFGNWIFAVGGEADAARAVGVPVIRTRIGLYLGVAFAAWVSGQHLLFSYDVVQSGEGVGNELIYIIAAVIGGCLITGGYGSAIGSAVGAFIFGMTSKGIVYAEWNPDWFKFFLGAMLLLATLLNAWVRKRAEATK is encoded by the coding sequence ATGAACACGATCGCCGGACCTTCCGCCCCGGTGGGGAAGGACGAGCGGCTGCTGCACACCTCACCGCTGCGCAGGCTCCTCGGCCGCCCCGAGCTCGGCTCGGTGGTCGGCGCCGCGGCCGTCTTCGTCTTCTTCTCGATCGTCGCCGACAGCTTCCTGCGCGCCTCCAGCCTCGGCACGGTGCTCTACGCGGCCTCGACGATCGGGATCATGGCCGCCCCGGTGGCGCTGCTGATGATCGGCGGCGAGTTCGACCTCTCCGCCGGGGTGATGGTCACCAGCTCCGCGCTGGTCTCGTCGATGTTCAGCTACCAGATGACGGCCAACGTCTGGGTCGGCGTCCTCGTGTCGCTGCTGGTCACCCTGGCCTTCGGCGCGTTCAACGGCTTCATGCTGACCCGTACGAAACTGCCGAGCTTCATCATCACGCTCGGCACGTTCCTCATGCTGACCGGCCTCAACCTGGGGTTCACCAAGCTGATCAGCGGTACCGTCTCGACGAAGGCCATCGGCGACATGGAGGGCTTCGACTCGGCCCGCAAGGTGTTCGCCTCGCAGTGGACCATCGGCGGCGTCGAGCTCAAGGTCACCATCCTGTGGTGGGCCGCCCTCGTCGCGATCGCCACCTGGATCCTGCTCCGCACCCGCTTCGGCAACTGGATCTTCGCGGTCGGCGGCGAGGCCGACGCGGCCCGCGCGGTCGGCGTCCCGGTGATCCGCACCAGGATCGGGCTCTACCTCGGCGTCGCCTTCGCCGCCTGGGTCTCCGGCCAGCACCTGCTGTTCTCGTACGACGTCGTCCAGTCCGGCGAGGGCGTCGGCAACGAACTGATCTACATCATCGCGGCCGTCATCGGCGGCTGCCTGATCACCGGCGGCTACGGCTCCGCGATCGGCTCCGCGGTCGGTGCCTTCATCTTCGGCATGACCAGCAAGGGCATCGTGTACGCGGAGTGGAACCCGGACTGGTTCAAGTTCTTCCTCGGAGCCATGCTGCTCCTGGCCACCCTGCTCAACGCATGGGTACGCAAGCGCGCGGAGGCGACGAAATGA
- a CDS encoding ATP-binding cassette domain-containing protein: MTAPQAPAAPETPRRALVELDHVSKYYGNIRALDDVSLEVHAGEISCVLGDNGAGKSTLIKIIAGLHRHDAGTFLVDGEETTLVNPRDALDRGIATVYQDLAVVPLMPVWRNFFLGSEPTTGVGPFKRLDVRLMRETTRSELLRMGIDLRDVDQPIGTLSGGERQCVAIARAVHFGAKVLVLDEPTAALGVKQSGVVLKYVAAARDAGLGVVLITHNPHHAYLVGDRFVLLKRGAMAGSHTKESVTLDELTRQMAGGSELEELSHELERATGPARPDTDEPA, translated from the coding sequence ATGACGGCCCCCCAGGCACCGGCCGCCCCGGAGACGCCCCGCCGGGCGCTCGTCGAGCTGGACCACGTCAGCAAGTACTACGGCAACATCCGGGCGCTCGACGACGTCTCGCTGGAGGTCCACGCGGGGGAGATCTCCTGCGTGCTCGGCGACAACGGGGCCGGCAAGTCCACCCTGATCAAGATCATCGCGGGGCTGCACCGGCACGACGCCGGCACCTTCCTCGTCGACGGCGAGGAGACCACCCTCGTCAATCCGCGCGACGCCCTGGACCGGGGCATCGCCACGGTCTACCAGGACCTCGCCGTCGTCCCCCTCATGCCGGTCTGGCGCAACTTCTTCCTCGGCTCGGAGCCGACCACGGGCGTGGGCCCCTTCAAACGCCTCGACGTGCGCCTGATGCGCGAGACGACCCGCTCCGAACTGCTGCGCATGGGCATCGACCTGCGCGACGTCGACCAGCCGATCGGCACCCTGTCCGGCGGCGAGCGCCAGTGCGTCGCCATCGCGCGGGCCGTCCACTTCGGCGCCAAGGTGCTCGTGCTGGACGAGCCCACCGCCGCACTCGGCGTCAAGCAGTCCGGGGTCGTGCTCAAGTACGTCGCGGCCGCCCGCGACGCGGGTCTCGGCGTGGTCCTCATCACGCACAACCCTCACCACGCGTATCTGGTCGGTGACCGGTTCGTCCTGCTCAAGCGGGGCGCCATGGCCGGCAGCCACACCAAGGAGAGCGTCACGCTGGACGAACTGACCCGCCAGATGGCGGGCGGCAGCGAGCTGGAGGAGCTCAGCCACGAGCTGGAACGGGCCACCGGCCCGGCCCGCCCGGACACCGACGAGCCCGCGTAG
- a CDS encoding ROK family glucokinase has product MSTYRDFTHRGSARATVLRTVGTRERRSHLTAPRVPTVGIDIGGTKVMAGVVDADGNILEQLRTETPDKSKSPKVVEDTIVELVLDLSDRHDVHAVGIGAAGWVDADRSRVLFAPHLAWRDEPLRDALASRLVVPVMVDNDANTAAWAEWRFGAGRGEDHLVMITLGTGIGGAILEDGQVKRGKYGVAGEFGHMQVVPGGHRCPCGNRGCWEQYSSGNALVREAKELAAADSPVAHGIIERVKGNIPDITGPLITELAREGDAMCVELLQDIGQWLGVGIANLAAALDPSCFVIGGGVSAADDLLIGPARDAFKRHLTGRGYRPEARIAKAQLGPEAGMVGAADLARLVARRFRRTNRRRVERYERYAQIYDQAASTLRNTRNTRTS; this is encoded by the coding sequence ATGAGCACGTACCGCGACTTCACACACCGCGGCTCCGCCCGCGCCACCGTCCTGCGGACCGTGGGCACCAGGGAGCGGCGCTCCCACCTCACGGCGCCCCGGGTCCCCACCGTCGGCATCGACATCGGCGGCACGAAGGTGATGGCGGGCGTCGTCGACGCCGACGGCAACATCCTGGAACAGTTGCGCACCGAGACGCCGGACAAGTCCAAGAGCCCCAAGGTCGTCGAGGACACCATCGTCGAACTGGTCCTGGACCTCTCCGACCGGCACGACGTGCACGCCGTCGGCATCGGGGCGGCCGGCTGGGTCGACGCGGACCGCTCCCGGGTGCTGTTCGCCCCGCACCTCGCCTGGCGGGACGAACCGCTGCGCGACGCCCTCGCCTCCCGGCTCGTCGTCCCCGTCATGGTCGACAACGACGCCAACACCGCCGCCTGGGCGGAATGGCGCTTCGGCGCGGGCCGCGGCGAGGACCACCTCGTCATGATCACGCTCGGCACCGGCATCGGCGGCGCGATCCTGGAGGACGGCCAGGTCAAGCGCGGCAAGTACGGGGTCGCCGGTGAGTTCGGCCACATGCAGGTGGTGCCCGGCGGACACCGCTGCCCCTGCGGGAACCGCGGCTGCTGGGAGCAGTACAGCTCCGGCAACGCCCTGGTCCGCGAGGCCAAGGAGCTGGCCGCGGCCGACTCCCCGGTGGCGCACGGCATCATCGAGCGGGTCAAGGGCAACATCCCCGACATCACCGGCCCCCTCATCACCGAACTGGCCCGCGAGGGCGACGCGATGTGCGTCGAACTCCTCCAGGACATCGGCCAGTGGCTCGGCGTGGGCATCGCCAACCTGGCCGCCGCGCTCGACCCCTCCTGCTTCGTCATCGGCGGGGGCGTCAGCGCCGCCGACGACCTGCTCATCGGCCCCGCCCGGGACGCCTTCAAGCGCCACCTCACCGGCCGCGGCTACCGCCCCGAGGCCCGGATCGCGAAGGCCCAGCTCGGCCCGGAGGCGGGTATGGTCGGCGCCGCGGACCTGGCCCGGCTGGTGGCCCGCAGGTTCCGCCGCACCAACCGCCGCCGCGTCGAACGGTACGAGCGGTACGCCCAGATCTACGACCAGGCCGCGAGCACCCTCCGCAACACGCGAAACACCCGCACCTCCTAG
- a CDS encoding TetR family transcriptional regulator, which yields MYHAGVSTRPDLSLAERKRRLVSDELTEAALQLLALKGFDAVTVDEIVAAAGVSKRTFFRYFASKEDVVVQFLADMGADMRAALAERPAEESPAEALRHAVRVPVTTCAAHSERALRVVRLILRTPALLARFLERQDRWRDELAEELARRVGRDAGSDLYPRLAAGTALAAFHVVLRRWSESDTAPDPVALLDEAFDLVSPALAPAPDAS from the coding sequence ATGTACCATGCGGGGGTGAGTACGCGACCCGATCTGAGCCTGGCCGAACGCAAACGTCGGCTCGTCTCGGACGAACTGACCGAGGCGGCCCTGCAGTTGCTGGCGCTCAAGGGCTTCGACGCCGTCACCGTCGATGAGATCGTGGCGGCTGCGGGCGTCTCCAAGCGGACGTTCTTCCGCTACTTCGCGTCCAAGGAGGACGTCGTCGTCCAGTTCCTGGCCGACATGGGGGCGGACATGCGGGCGGCGCTGGCGGAGCGGCCCGCCGAGGAGTCGCCGGCCGAGGCGCTGCGGCACGCCGTGCGGGTGCCCGTGACCACGTGTGCCGCCCACTCGGAGCGGGCCCTGCGCGTGGTGCGGCTGATCCTGCGCACCCCCGCGCTGCTCGCCCGGTTCCTGGAGCGGCAGGACCGGTGGCGCGACGAACTCGCCGAGGAACTCGCCCGCCGCGTCGGCCGGGACGCCGGGAGCGACCTCTACCCGCGACTGGCCGCCGGGACGGCCCTGGCCGCCTTCCACGTGGTCCTGCGGCGCTGGAGCGAGAGCGACACGGCCCCGGACCCGGTGGCCCTCCTGGACGAGGCCTTCGACCTCGTCTCCCCGGCACTCGCTCCGGCCCCGGACGCCTCCTGA
- a CDS encoding oxidoreductase, translated as MRQERWNAGRIVDQTDRVFVVTGAGSGLGLATGHALARRGARVVLAVRDTEKGRRAAAAITADTPGARLEVRHLDLADLGSVRGFADALRADHPRIDVLVNNAGIMAPTRALSPQGHELQFATNHLGHFALTGLLLDLLAEGVDPRVVTVSSPNHRRGRIAFDDVDGERTYSPMGHYNQSKLANAVFGHQLHLRLTGAGSPVRSVLAHPGYVATGLQRGTPVRAVRLLYGRLLSPLAGKPAEGALSPLYAATEPGVRGGEFIGPDGAGELRGAPTRVPLAPRAKDDATGRRLWELSERLTGVRFPFPATA; from the coding sequence ATGAGACAGGAACGCTGGAATGCCGGGCGGATCGTGGACCAGACCGACCGGGTGTTCGTCGTCACCGGGGCCGGAAGCGGCCTGGGCCTCGCGACCGGCCACGCACTCGCCCGGCGGGGAGCGCGGGTGGTCCTCGCGGTGCGGGACACGGAGAAGGGGCGACGGGCCGCAGCCGCGATCACCGCCGACACCCCCGGCGCCCGGCTGGAGGTGCGCCACCTCGACCTGGCCGACCTCGGGTCGGTGCGCGGCTTCGCCGACGCGCTGCGCGCGGACCATCCGCGCATCGACGTGCTGGTCAACAACGCCGGCATCATGGCGCCGACCCGTGCCCTGAGCCCGCAGGGCCATGAGCTGCAGTTCGCCACCAACCATCTCGGTCACTTCGCGCTCACCGGCCTGCTGCTCGACCTGCTGGCCGAGGGCGTCGATCCCCGGGTGGTCACCGTGAGCTCGCCCAACCACCGCCGGGGCCGGATCGCCTTCGATGACGTGGACGGGGAGCGGACGTACTCCCCGATGGGCCACTACAACCAGTCCAAGCTGGCCAACGCCGTCTTCGGACACCAGCTGCACCTGCGCCTGACCGGGGCCGGGAGCCCGGTGCGGAGCGTGCTCGCCCACCCCGGCTACGTCGCCACCGGACTCCAGAGGGGCACACCGGTCAGGGCGGTGCGGCTGCTGTACGGCCGCCTGCTGTCCCCGCTCGCCGGGAAGCCCGCCGAGGGCGCGCTCTCCCCGCTGTACGCGGCGACCGAACCGGGCGTGCGCGGCGGCGAGTTCATCGGCCCCGACGGCGCGGGCGAGCTGCGCGGCGCGCCCACCCGGGTGCCCCTCGCGCCCCGCGCGAAGGACGACGCCACCGGGCGCCGCCTGTGGGAGCTGTCGGAACGGCTGACCGGAGTGCGCTTCCCGTTCCCCGCGACCGCGTGA
- a CDS encoding vitamin K epoxide reductase family protein: MKLSERLAADHEDADGTEEGDDGGSGTGHAPERAGAGRGTAWLLIVTAALGLLGSFVITVDKIELLVDPGFVPACSLNPVMSCTSVMTSDQASVFGFPNPLLGLIGFAVVLCTGAGLLAGARYRRWYWLGLNLGTLLGVGFCMWLMTQALYEIGALCLWCMLVWAVTIFMFWHVTVHNLRHGVLPAPRALVAAALEFPLVVPVAWCLAVVMLIAVRFWPYWRTFL; encoded by the coding sequence ATGAAGCTGTCGGAACGCCTCGCGGCGGACCACGAGGACGCCGACGGCACCGAGGAAGGCGACGACGGCGGGAGCGGAACCGGCCACGCCCCGGAGCGCGCCGGAGCGGGGCGGGGAACGGCCTGGCTGCTGATCGTCACCGCCGCGCTCGGGCTGCTCGGCTCGTTCGTCATCACGGTCGACAAGATCGAACTGCTCGTCGACCCCGGCTTCGTGCCCGCCTGCTCGCTCAACCCCGTGATGTCCTGCACGAGCGTGATGACCAGCGACCAGGCGTCGGTGTTCGGCTTCCCCAACCCGCTCCTCGGGCTGATCGGCTTCGCGGTGGTGCTGTGCACCGGCGCGGGCCTGCTCGCCGGTGCGCGCTACCGGCGCTGGTACTGGCTGGGACTGAACCTCGGCACACTGCTCGGCGTCGGCTTCTGCATGTGGCTGATGACGCAGGCCCTGTACGAGATCGGCGCCCTGTGCCTGTGGTGCATGCTGGTCTGGGCGGTCACGATCTTCATGTTCTGGCACGTCACGGTGCACAACCTGCGCCACGGGGTGCTGCCCGCACCGCGCGCGCTGGTGGCGGCGGCGCTGGAGTTCCCGCTGGTGGTGCCGGTGGCCTGGTGCCTGGCCGTGGTCATGCTGATAGCAGTCCGGTTCTGGCCGTACTGGCGGACATTCCTGTGA
- a CDS encoding globin domain-containing protein: protein MNTSSEDYHALLARHDAMRLRRRILAPADSRTDRWSAEVPRGYDGTADQLLISDSLALVAPMEELIAELYRVLFERHPYLRALFPESMAFQQDHLASIFHYLIGNLHRTDELIRVFGQLGRDHRKLGVRRAQFEAFEAALIEALRLRAGARWTGALEDAWLRMLNLAVSAMVRGADEAIAEPPSWEATVTSHELRAPGLAVLRVRPHQPYAFEAGQYASLESPLLEQAWRPYYLARAPHPDGELEFHVRARGAGGVSDALVHGTREGGTVRLSAPRGALALPDHLLSADLLLLASGTGWAPMKALLQRIEADRSGVHRVRLLLGRTGPGEAANEEMYDAACLEVFRRTRPWLTVVAADAAGARLGDLGARALARQHAFVALSPETAAAGAEQDIVARLSAAGIPDTHIHLDTTGMGTVTGMSASTARTGLLSA from the coding sequence ATGAACACCTCCAGCGAGGACTACCACGCACTGCTCGCCCGGCACGACGCCATGCGGCTGCGACGACGCATCCTGGCCCCGGCCGACAGCCGTACGGACCGGTGGAGCGCCGAGGTCCCCCGGGGCTACGACGGCACGGCCGACCAGTTGCTGATCAGCGACTCGCTGGCGCTGGTGGCCCCGATGGAGGAGCTGATCGCCGAGCTGTACCGGGTCCTGTTCGAGCGGCACCCGTACCTCCGGGCGCTGTTCCCCGAGTCGATGGCGTTCCAGCAGGACCATCTCGCCTCGATCTTCCACTACTTGATCGGCAATCTGCACCGCACGGACGAACTGATCCGCGTCTTCGGCCAGTTGGGGCGCGATCATCGCAAACTCGGGGTCCGTCGAGCACAGTTCGAGGCCTTCGAGGCGGCGCTCATCGAGGCGCTGCGACTGCGTGCCGGGGCCCGGTGGACCGGTGCGCTGGAGGACGCCTGGCTGCGGATGCTGAACCTGGCGGTCTCGGCAATGGTCAGGGGCGCGGACGAGGCGATCGCCGAACCGCCCAGCTGGGAGGCGACGGTGACCTCGCACGAGCTCCGTGCCCCCGGCCTGGCGGTACTGCGGGTCCGCCCGCACCAGCCCTACGCCTTCGAGGCCGGCCAGTACGCGTCCCTGGAGTCGCCGCTGCTGGAGCAGGCCTGGCGCCCGTACTACCTGGCCCGCGCCCCGCACCCGGACGGCGAGCTGGAGTTCCACGTACGGGCCCGGGGCGCCGGCGGGGTGAGCGACGCGCTGGTGCACGGCACGCGGGAGGGCGGCACCGTCCGGCTCAGTGCGCCGCGCGGCGCCCTGGCCCTGCCGGACCACCTGCTCTCCGCGGACCTGCTGCTGCTCGCCTCGGGCACGGGCTGGGCGCCGATGAAGGCGCTGCTCCAGCGGATCGAGGCGGACCGCTCCGGTGTGCACCGGGTGCGGCTGCTGCTGGGGCGCACCGGTCCGGGGGAAGCGGCGAACGAGGAGATGTACGACGCGGCGTGCCTGGAGGTGTTCCGGCGCACCCGGCCCTGGCTGACCGTCGTCGCGGCGGACGCCGCGGGCGCCCGCCTCGGGGACCTCGGGGCACGGGCCCTCGCCCGGCAGCACGCCTTCGTGGCCCTCTCCCCCGAGACCGCCGCGGCCGGGGCGGAGCAGGACATCGTCGCCCGGCTGTCCGCCGCCGGGATACCGGACACGCACATTCACCTCGACACCACCGGCATGGGAACGGTCACAGGAATGTCCGCCAGTACGGCCAGAACCGGACTGCTATCAGCATGA
- a CDS encoding response regulator transcription factor, with the protein MTPPDADPSRPAAPVRVFILDDHEVVRRGVRDLLEAEGDIEVVGEASTAREALVRVPAARPQVAVLDVRLGDDRGGDHAGIEVCRELRALMPELACLMLTSFDDDEALFDAIMAGAAGYVLKQINGADLITAVRRVASGSSMLDPRTTARVMERLRGAEQPPAEPSEASELDGLTPRERQILDLIGEGLTNREIAERLFLAEKTVKNRISSILAKLGVGRRIQAAMLVGRVKDRQG; encoded by the coding sequence ATGACCCCGCCGGACGCGGACCCGTCACGGCCGGCGGCCCCCGTACGCGTGTTCATCCTCGACGACCACGAGGTCGTACGGCGCGGAGTGCGCGACCTGCTGGAGGCCGAGGGCGACATCGAGGTGGTCGGCGAGGCCTCCACCGCCCGGGAGGCGCTGGTGCGCGTACCGGCCGCCAGGCCGCAGGTCGCCGTGCTGGACGTACGCCTCGGCGACGACCGGGGCGGCGACCACGCCGGGATCGAGGTGTGCCGGGAACTGCGCGCCCTGATGCCCGAACTCGCCTGCCTGATGCTGACGTCGTTCGACGACGACGAGGCGCTGTTCGACGCCATCATGGCGGGGGCCGCGGGCTATGTGCTCAAGCAGATCAACGGCGCCGACCTGATCACCGCCGTGCGCCGGGTCGCCTCGGGCAGCTCGATGCTCGACCCCCGGACGACCGCCCGGGTGATGGAACGGCTGCGGGGCGCCGAACAGCCCCCGGCCGAACCGTCCGAGGCCTCGGAACTGGACGGGCTCACGCCCCGGGAGAGGCAGATCCTGGACCTCATCGGCGAGGGACTCACCAACCGGGAGATCGCCGAACGCCTCTTCCTGGCCGAGAAGACCGTCAAGAACCGCATCTCGTCGATCCTCGCCAAACTGGGCGTGGGCCGCCGCATCCAGGCCGCGATGCTCGTCGGCCGGGTCAAGGACCGCCAGGGCTGA
- a CDS encoding GAF domain-containing protein produces the protein MRSLLDAVMSLGRGLELPEVLRGIVEAAVALTDAEYGALGIVGDGQKLLEFLPVGISEQLAAEIGQTPCGRGILGELIHRPQPLRLTDLSSHPRSFGFPPHHPPMRTFLGVPVRVRDEVFGNLYLTEKRGGAGFDADDEAVLTTLSIAAGVAIDNARMYDESRRRERRLEALGEITRALLSGTDTDEVLHLIAERAMEVAGADRAAILLPTPSATGAADAADARLTVAVAHGKDAGRVTGLSVPARGSLAGLAARTGTPMHCADVRTDPRAHPFGGGVEEGLGPVVTVPLRVDTGASGALRLGRPVDRPPFDDTEIALVSGFADQAAIALELARRRAESEELAVMHDRDRIARDLHDLAIQRLFATGMTLQSTTRAIADRPDAAERVSRAVDDLDTTIRIIRSTIFDLRTAERAGRGGLRHRMAETARTAAHALGFQPSLRIDGPVDTTVPDELAEHLVAVAAEAVSNASRHARATRIDIELSADEVVTLTVTDNGVGIRDGVVAAAGAGPAAGEPAAGRPGGLANMRTRAQLCGGSLAVERPADGGTRIVWRAPLHD, from the coding sequence ATGCGCAGCCTGCTGGACGCCGTGATGAGTCTGGGGCGGGGCCTGGAGCTGCCCGAGGTGCTGCGCGGCATCGTGGAGGCCGCGGTGGCCCTGACCGACGCGGAGTACGGGGCGCTCGGCATCGTCGGGGACGGGCAGAAGCTGCTGGAGTTCCTGCCGGTCGGCATATCGGAGCAGCTGGCCGCCGAGATCGGTCAGACGCCGTGCGGGCGCGGCATCCTCGGTGAGCTGATCCACCGGCCGCAACCGCTGCGGCTCACCGATCTCAGCAGCCATCCGCGCAGCTTCGGGTTCCCGCCCCACCACCCGCCGATGCGCACCTTCCTCGGGGTGCCGGTGCGGGTCCGGGACGAGGTCTTCGGCAATCTCTACCTCACCGAGAAGCGGGGCGGGGCGGGCTTCGACGCCGACGACGAGGCGGTGCTGACCACCTTGTCGATCGCGGCCGGGGTGGCCATCGACAACGCCCGCATGTACGACGAGAGCCGCCGCCGGGAGCGGCGTCTGGAGGCGCTCGGCGAGATCACCCGCGCCCTGCTCTCGGGGACGGACACCGACGAGGTGCTGCATCTGATCGCCGAGCGGGCGATGGAGGTGGCGGGGGCCGACCGGGCCGCGATCCTGCTGCCGACACCGTCCGCCACCGGGGCCGCGGACGCGGCCGACGCGCGGCTGACCGTCGCGGTCGCCCACGGCAAGGACGCCGGGCGCGTCACGGGGCTGTCCGTCCCGGCCCGGGGGTCACTGGCCGGGCTCGCGGCCCGTACCGGGACGCCGATGCACTGCGCCGACGTACGGACCGATCCCCGGGCCCATCCGTTCGGCGGCGGCGTCGAGGAGGGGCTGGGGCCGGTGGTGACGGTGCCGCTGCGGGTCGACACGGGGGCGAGCGGCGCGCTGCGGCTGGGGCGGCCGGTGGACCGTCCGCCGTTCGACGACACCGAGATCGCGCTCGTCTCGGGCTTCGCCGACCAGGCTGCCATCGCCCTGGAACTGGCCCGCAGGCGGGCCGAGTCCGAGGAGCTCGCCGTCATGCACGACCGGGACCGGATCGCCCGCGATCTGCACGACCTGGCGATCCAGCGGCTCTTCGCGACCGGGATGACGCTGCAGAGCACCACCCGTGCCATCGCGGACCGGCCGGACGCGGCCGAGCGGGTCAGCCGGGCGGTGGACGATCTGGACACCACGATCCGGATCATCCGGTCCACCATCTTCGACCTGCGGACCGCGGAGCGGGCGGGGCGCGGCGGGCTGCGGCACCGGATGGCGGAGACCGCGCGTACGGCGGCGCACGCCCTGGGGTTCCAGCCCTCGCTGCGGATCGACGGGCCGGTGGACACCACGGTGCCGGACGAACTGGCCGAGCACCTGGTGGCGGTGGCCGCCGAGGCGGTGTCCAACGCCTCCCGCCACGCCCGCGCCACCCGCATCGACATCGAGCTGTCGGCCGACGAGGTGGTGACCCTGACCGTCACCGACAACGGCGTCGGGATCCGGGACGGGGTGGTGGCCGCCGCCGGGGCGGGCCCGGCGGCCGGCGAACCGGCGGCCGGGCGCCCCGGCGGACTGGCCAACATGCGTACGCGGGCACAGCTGTGCGGCGGTTCGCTGGCCGTGGAGCGGCCGGCGGACGGCGGCACCCGGATCGTCTGGCGCGCGCCGCTCCACGACTGA